The following proteins are encoded in a genomic region of Amphiura filiformis chromosome 11, Afil_fr2py, whole genome shotgun sequence:
- the LOC140164006 gene encoding uncharacterized protein, which yields MKSCKSAVILLLVALAVVNNSDAAYDAVKYVSVDAYIGRWYQTHSNIFADFFADISDSECVTATYGPINDTFVTVLNAYKTRDGLEDQIGGYAYIADVKEPGKLFVALDGVPIDSPYWILKLGPMKDNMYEYSIISDNAGLSLFVLARDVPRFEELYESEVVEYLTLTGFTGVKEPIKEYHGSDCEYPPFPLAK from the exons ATGAAGTCGTGTAAATCTGCCGTGATTTTGCTGTTAGTGGCATTAGCAGTCGTAAACAACTCGGATGCCGCGTATGATGCAGTCAAGTATGTGTCAGTTGATGCATATATAGGAAGGTGGTATCAG aCGCACTCAAACATCTTTGCCGATTTCTTTGCCGATATTTCAGACTCAGAATGTGTGACTGCAACAT ATGGGCCGATCAATGATACATTCGTCACTGTATTAAACGCATACAAGACACGCGATGGATTAGAGGACCAAATAGGAGGCTATGCCTACATTGCTGATGTGAAAGAACCTGGCAAACTTTTTGTTGCACTAGATGGTGTGCCAATAGATTCTCCGT ATTGGATCTTGAAACTTGGCCCGATGAAGGATAATATGTACGAGTACTCCATTATCAGTGACAATGCTGGACTAAGTCTGTTTGTTCTTGCACGTGATGTACCGAGATTTGAAGAGCTTTACGAATCTGAGGTTGTAGAGTACTTGACACTAACTGGGTTTACCGGTGTGAAAGAACCAATTAAAGAATATCACGGTTCCGATTGTGAATATCCGCCTTTTCCTCTTGCTAAATAG